From the genome of Bradyrhizobium elkanii USDA 76, one region includes:
- a CDS encoding AtzE family amidohydrolase — protein MSAAEIAQAVSSRKITALAATEAALARIAAHDKVLNAFTDVTVDRARARASAIDAAIAAGQPVGPLAGVPFAVKNLFDVQGLPTRAGSKINRDLPPSPRDATLIERMEAAGAVLVGALNMGEYAYDFTGENVHDGPSRNPHDPARMTGGSSGGSGSAVGGALVPIALGSDTNGSIRVPSSFCGTFGLKPTYGRLSRARSYPFVASLDHLGPLARSVKDLALAYDAMQGPDADDPACIVQSLEPTLPLLANDIGGLRVAIAGGYFQQNLFPEAAEAVARVAKALGATRTVELPEAARARAAAYIITTTEGAALHLDHLRKRPNDFDPAVRDRLIAGAMIPAVYVDKAQKFRRWYRARVLELFQSVDVILAPATPCTAPKIGQANFTLDGVELPVRANIGIHTQPISFIGLPVVAVPVPLEPMPIGVQIIAAPWREDVALRVAYALEQMGVVAAPAPRGI, from the coding sequence ATGTCGGCCGCCGAGATCGCGCAGGCCGTATCGAGCCGCAAGATCACGGCTCTTGCCGCGACCGAGGCTGCGCTGGCGCGGATCGCGGCGCATGACAAGGTCCTCAACGCCTTCACCGACGTCACCGTCGATCGCGCGCGCGCCAGGGCCAGCGCGATCGATGCCGCGATCGCCGCAGGTCAACCGGTCGGCCCGCTGGCCGGCGTTCCGTTCGCGGTGAAGAACCTGTTCGATGTGCAGGGTCTTCCGACCCGCGCCGGCTCGAAGATCAACCGCGACCTGCCGCCGTCGCCGCGCGACGCGACGCTGATCGAGCGGATGGAGGCGGCCGGTGCAGTGCTGGTCGGCGCGCTCAACATGGGCGAATACGCCTACGACTTCACCGGCGAGAACGTGCATGACGGCCCGTCGCGCAATCCGCATGATCCGGCGCGGATGACCGGCGGCTCTTCCGGGGGCTCCGGCAGCGCCGTCGGCGGCGCGCTGGTGCCGATCGCGCTCGGCTCCGATACCAACGGCTCGATCCGCGTGCCGTCGTCGTTCTGCGGCACGTTCGGCCTGAAGCCGACCTACGGCAGGCTGTCGCGCGCGCGGTCCTATCCGTTCGTCGCCAGCCTCGATCATCTCGGCCCGCTGGCGCGCAGCGTGAAGGATCTCGCGCTTGCCTATGATGCCATGCAGGGACCTGACGCCGATGATCCGGCCTGCATTGTGCAGTCCCTCGAGCCGACCTTGCCGTTGCTTGCCAATGATATTGGCGGGCTGCGGGTCGCGATCGCCGGCGGCTATTTCCAGCAGAATCTGTTTCCGGAGGCGGCAGAGGCGGTCGCGCGTGTCGCGAAGGCGCTCGGTGCCACGCGGACCGTGGAGCTTCCCGAAGCGGCGCGCGCCCGTGCCGCGGCCTACATCATCACCACGACCGAGGGTGCCGCGCTGCATCTCGATCACCTGCGCAAGCGTCCCAACGATTTCGATCCGGCCGTGCGCGACCGTCTCATTGCGGGCGCGATGATCCCGGCGGTCTATGTCGACAAGGCGCAGAAATTCCGCCGCTGGTATCGCGCCAGGGTGCTGGAGCTGTTCCAGTCGGTCGACGTGATCCTGGCGCCGGCGACGCCGTGCACCGCGCCGAAGATCGGCCAGGCCAATTTCACGCTCGACGGCGTCGAGCTTCCGGTGCGCGCCAATATCGGCATCCACACCCAGCCGATCTCCTTCATCGGCCTGCCGGTGGTCGCCGTGCCGGTGCCGCTTGAACCGATGCCGATCGGCGTGCAGATCATCGCGGCGCCCTGGCGCGAGGACGTCGCGCTGCGGGTCGCCTACGCGCTCGAACAGATGGGCGTTGTGGCCGCGCCAGCGCCGAGAGGGATCTAA
- a CDS encoding dipeptide ABC transporter ATP-binding protein, producing the protein MTAQPLLDVSDLTVEFTTRRGIVKAVQHVDISVGKGETVGIVGESGSGKSVTSYAVMRILDRAGRIAEGSVMFSGIDVKAATESQMRDLRGREVSMIFQNPRAALNPIRKVGHQIEDVLRQHVQQAQVTDRGETAIEALEQVKIARARERYHAYPFELSGGMCQRVVIALALACNPQLLIADEPTTGLDVTTQKAVMDLIVELTRRRAMSTILITHDLGLAAAYCDRVVVMEKGRVVETAVSADIFAAPQHAYTRKLMRATPRLGVSLRDLLPEEEANSPRQTSVKPGGDERTQPLLSVEKLVKEYPRQGAGGVLAKLFGRKPPVEEEIFRAVDGISFQVDHGESVGLVGESGCGKSTTSMMVMRLLDQTSGRIMFDGEDIGGIAPQSFARLPRRSQIQMVFQDPTDSLNPRFTAARAIADPIMQLGDISGRDALRDRCEELARLVGLPVNLLDRFPHQLSGGQKARVGIARAIALHPKLVILDEPTAALDVSVQAVVLNLLQDLKQSMGMSYLFVSHDLNVVRLLCDRVIVMRAGRIVEQGTSEHVLGNPQDAYTRELLTAIPHPPLPVS; encoded by the coding sequence ATGACCGCCCAGCCGCTGCTCGACGTCAGCGACCTCACCGTCGAATTCACCACGCGCCGCGGCATCGTCAAGGCGGTGCAGCACGTCGACATATCCGTCGGCAAGGGCGAGACCGTCGGCATCGTCGGCGAGTCCGGCTCCGGCAAGTCGGTCACGTCCTATGCCGTGATGCGGATCCTCGACCGCGCCGGCCGGATCGCCGAGGGCTCGGTGATGTTTTCCGGCATCGACGTCAAGGCGGCGACCGAGAGCCAGATGCGCGATCTGCGCGGCCGCGAAGTCTCGATGATCTTCCAGAACCCGCGCGCCGCGCTCAATCCGATCCGCAAGGTCGGGCACCAGATCGAGGACGTGTTGCGCCAGCATGTGCAGCAGGCGCAGGTCACCGATCGCGGCGAGACGGCGATCGAGGCGCTGGAGCAGGTCAAGATCGCGCGCGCACGCGAGCGCTACCACGCCTATCCGTTCGAGCTGTCCGGCGGCATGTGCCAGCGCGTCGTCATCGCGCTCGCGCTGGCCTGCAATCCGCAGCTTCTGATCGCCGACGAGCCGACCACCGGGCTCGACGTCACCACCCAAAAGGCGGTGATGGACCTGATCGTCGAGCTGACCCGGCGCCGGGCGATGTCGACGATCCTGATCACGCATGACCTCGGCCTTGCCGCCGCCTATTGCGACCGCGTGGTGGTGATGGAGAAGGGCCGTGTGGTCGAGACCGCTGTCTCGGCCGACATCTTCGCCGCGCCCCAGCACGCCTACACCAGGAAGCTGATGCGCGCGACGCCGCGGCTCGGGGTGTCGCTGCGGGATCTGTTGCCGGAGGAAGAGGCGAACTCGCCGCGACAAACCTCCGTCAAACCCGGGGGTGACGAGCGAACACAGCCCCTCCTATCAGTCGAAAAGCTCGTCAAGGAATATCCGCGCCAGGGCGCGGGCGGGGTGCTCGCAAAGCTGTTCGGGCGCAAGCCGCCGGTCGAGGAGGAGATCTTCCGCGCGGTCGACGGCATCAGTTTCCAGGTCGACCATGGCGAGAGCGTCGGGCTGGTCGGCGAATCCGGATGCGGCAAGTCGACGACGTCGATGATGGTGATGCGGCTGCTGGATCAGACTTCCGGCCGCATCATGTTCGACGGCGAGGACATCGGCGGCATCGCGCCGCAGTCCTTCGCGCGGCTGCCGCGGCGCAGCCAGATCCAGATGGTGTTTCAGGATCCGACCGACAGCCTCAACCCGCGCTTCACCGCGGCGCGCGCGATCGCGGACCCGATCATGCAGCTCGGCGACATCAGTGGGCGTGATGCGCTCCGCGACCGCTGCGAGGAGCTCGCGCGGCTGGTCGGTCTGCCGGTCAATCTGTTGGACCGCTTCCCGCACCAGCTGTCCGGCGGCCAGAAGGCCCGCGTCGGCATCGCGCGCGCCATCGCGCTGCACCCGAAGCTCGTGATCCTCGACGAGCCGACCGCGGCGCTTGATGTCTCGGTGCAGGCGGTGGTGCTCAATCTGCTGCAGGACCTCAAGCAGTCGATGGGCATGAGCTATTTGTTCGTGTCGCACGACCTCAACGTCGTGCGCCTGCTGTGTGATCGCGTCATCGTGATGCGCGCCGGCCGCATCGTGGAGCAGGGCACATCCGAACACGTCTTGGGCAATCCGCAGGATGCCTATACAAGGGAACTGCTGACGGCGATCCCGCATCCGCCGCTGCCGGTGTCTTGA
- a CDS encoding GntR family transcriptional regulator codes for MSLDDLPQGAESEMTVRRIDRPSSLVDKITRAEELRLQLADEIVRGTLPPGAGLDETDLARRFNVSRTPVREALRQLAASGLIDARAHRGAVVARPSLERLTGMFEAMAELEAICAGLAAERMTPAERHALEAIHEELRVLSYTGNPERFHEVNERFHNAIYAGSQNAYIAEITLATRVRVQPFRRAQFRNLGRLAKSHAEHDRVVVAIMRGDKTGAAAAMRAHIEQVRGEYETYAVSV; via the coding sequence ATGAGCCTGGACGATCTGCCGCAGGGTGCAGAATCCGAGATGACGGTGCGCCGCATCGACCGTCCGTCATCGCTGGTCGACAAGATCACCCGTGCCGAAGAGCTGCGGCTGCAGCTTGCCGACGAGATCGTGCGCGGCACGCTGCCGCCGGGCGCCGGGCTCGACGAGACCGACCTTGCGCGGCGATTCAACGTCTCGCGCACCCCGGTGCGCGAGGCGCTGCGGCAGCTTGCTGCCAGCGGCCTGATCGATGCCCGCGCGCATCGCGGCGCCGTGGTGGCGCGGCCCTCGCTTGAACGGCTCACCGGCATGTTCGAGGCGATGGCCGAGCTGGAGGCGATCTGCGCCGGCCTCGCCGCCGAGCGGATGACGCCGGCGGAGCGCCACGCGCTGGAAGCGATCCACGAGGAATTGCGGGTGTTGAGCTATACCGGCAATCCCGAGCGCTTCCACGAGGTCAATGAGCGCTTCCACAACGCGATCTATGCCGGCTCGCAAAACGCCTATATCGCCGAGATCACGCTGGCGACGCGGGTGCGCGTGCAGCCGTTCCGCCGCGCCCAGTTCCGCAACCTCGGGCGTTTGGCAAAATCCCACGCCGAGCACGACCGCGTCGTCGTCGCCATCATGCGCGGCGACAAGACAGGCGCCGCCGCGGCGATGCGCGCCCATATCGAGCAGGTGCGCGGGGAATACGAGACCTACGCGGTGTCGGTGTAG
- a CDS encoding ABC transporter permease, translating to MSTVAPTVEPAGPVRTSGLAAAFEQTRYVLSENKVTGFAFALLVLIVFAALFGPYVVPYDPLASDTAAALKPPSAAHWFGTDQLGRDIFSRVIVATRLDTFIAVASVVLVFLMGGLAGIAAGYFGGWTDRIVGRIADTIMAFPLFVLAMGIVAALGNTVQNIIIATAIVNFPLYARVARAEANVRRNAGFVQAARLSGNGEYRILLGHILPNIMPIMIVQMSLTMGYAILNAAGLSFIGLGVRPPTAEWGIMVAEGAGFMVSGEWWIALFPGLALMIAVFCFNLLGDGLRDIVDPQRRT from the coding sequence ATGAGTACCGTAGCTCCGACCGTCGAACCCGCAGGCCCCGTCCGCACGTCGGGGCTTGCCGCAGCTTTTGAGCAGACCCGCTACGTCTTGAGCGAAAACAAGGTCACCGGCTTTGCCTTCGCGCTGCTGGTCCTGATCGTGTTTGCCGCGCTGTTCGGGCCGTATGTGGTGCCTTACGACCCGCTTGCCTCGGACACCGCGGCGGCATTGAAGCCGCCGTCCGCCGCGCACTGGTTCGGCACCGATCAGCTCGGCCGCGACATCTTCAGCCGCGTCATCGTGGCGACGCGGCTCGACACCTTCATCGCCGTCGCCTCCGTGGTGCTGGTGTTCCTGATGGGCGGGCTGGCCGGCATCGCCGCCGGCTATTTCGGCGGCTGGACCGACCGCATCGTCGGCCGCATCGCCGACACCATCATGGCGTTTCCGCTGTTCGTGCTGGCGATGGGCATCGTCGCGGCGCTCGGCAACACCGTGCAGAACATCATCATCGCGACCGCGATCGTGAACTTCCCGCTCTACGCCCGCGTCGCGCGCGCCGAGGCAAATGTCCGCCGCAACGCCGGCTTCGTGCAGGCGGCGCGGCTCTCGGGCAATGGCGAATACCGCATCCTGCTCGGGCACATCCTGCCGAACATCATGCCGATCATGATCGTGCAGATGTCGCTGACCATGGGCTATGCGATCCTCAACGCCGCGGGCCTGTCCTTCATAGGGCTCGGCGTCCGGCCGCCGACCGCCGAGTGGGGCATCATGGTCGCCGAGGGCGCCGGCTTCATGGTGTCTGGCGAATGGTGGATCGCGCTGTTCCCGGGCCTTGCGCTGATGATCGCGGTGTTCTGCTTCAACCTGCTCGGCGACGGCCTGCGCGACATCGTCGACCCGCAGCGGAGGACGTGA
- a CDS encoding DUF4089 domain-containing protein, with product MTDHLDDYMNAVARAMALPLEDAWRPAVRANLDVSLRLARLVDDFPLPDDVVSAAVYST from the coding sequence ATGACCGATCATCTCGACGACTATATGAACGCCGTCGCCCGCGCGATGGCGTTGCCGCTGGAGGACGCCTGGCGTCCCGCGGTGCGCGCCAATCTCGACGTCTCGCTGCGGCTGGCGCGGCTGGTCGATGACTTCCCGCTGCCGGACGACGTCGTGTCGGCTGCCGTCTATTCGACCTGA
- the hpxZ gene encoding oxalurate catabolism protein HpxZ translates to MDIDLPDVVAEVTAQFQRYEKALVSNDVAVLDELFRDDRRTLRYGIGENLYGYAEIMAFRAGRSPVGLMRKIERTVITTYGRDTAIASTLFYRDSAPGRVGRQMQTWIRFPEGWRIVAAHVSVIDEPKGA, encoded by the coding sequence ATGGATATCGATCTTCCCGACGTCGTCGCCGAGGTCACCGCGCAGTTCCAGCGATATGAGAAGGCGCTGGTCTCGAACGATGTTGCCGTGCTCGACGAGCTGTTCCGCGACGACCGCCGTACGCTGCGTTACGGCATCGGCGAGAATCTCTATGGCTATGCCGAGATCATGGCGTTTCGCGCAGGACGCTCGCCGGTCGGGCTGATGCGCAAGATCGAGCGGACCGTGATCACGACCTATGGCCGCGACACCGCGATCGCCTCGACGCTGTTCTACCGGGACAGCGCACCGGGTAGGGTGGGGCGGCAGATGCAGACGTGGATTCGTTTCCCCGAGGGCTGGAGAATCGTCGCGGCCCATGTCAGCGTCATCGATGAACCCAAAGGTGCTTGA